A region of Pirellulales bacterium DNA encodes the following proteins:
- the tpx gene encoding thiol peroxidase: MSRTGVVTFKGNPMTLVGDEVKVGAPAPEFTMHRFADGALQKVTLADLKGKPTIISVVPSLDTPVCQKQTRTFNQDLGGLGDKINALTVSLDLPFAQNRFCGAEGITSIKSVSDYQDRSFGRNWGMLIDELKILARGTFVLDKDGKVVYAETVKEVAQEPNYEAALSALKAQL, from the coding sequence ATGTCGCGAACCGGAGTTGTAACGTTCAAGGGAAATCCGATGACGCTGGTGGGCGACGAAGTCAAAGTCGGCGCGCCAGCACCGGAGTTCACGATGCACCGTTTTGCCGATGGCGCGCTGCAAAAGGTCACGCTAGCGGACTTGAAGGGAAAGCCGACTATCATCAGCGTCGTCCCCTCTTTGGATACGCCCGTCTGCCAGAAGCAGACCCGGACGTTCAATCAGGACCTCGGCGGATTGGGCGACAAGATCAACGCCCTGACGGTGAGCCTCGATCTGCCGTTTGCACAGAATCGCTTCTGCGGCGCCGAAGGAATTACGAGCATCAAGAGCGTCAGCGACTACCAGGATCGCAGCTTCGGCCGGAACTGGGGGATGCTGATTGACGAGTTGAAGATCCTGGCCCGTGGCACGTTCGTTCTCGATAAAGACGGCAAGGTCGTCTATGCCGAGACGGTGAAGGAAGTCGCCCAGGAGCCAAACTACGAAGCGGCACTGAGTGCCTTGAAAGCGCAACTGTAA
- a CDS encoding histidine phosphatase family protein: MLIYCVRHGESCYNAEGRLQGQSATPLSPLGLRQAGAMATALAAQPITAIYASPLPRARQTADALGAALGVTVTLDDRLMEINVGILQELMHNEIADRYPVETAAWRASDPDYRIPQGESRRDLMVRARASFDEIRATGHEQVAVVSHGGLLAAAFKSLLDVPAGRNPFTLFNASISRLVWNHEPKLLTINEVDHLRAAGCEYIANRGDFF; the protein is encoded by the coding sequence ATGTTGATCTACTGCGTCCGCCATGGCGAAAGCTGCTACAACGCCGAGGGGCGGTTGCAGGGACAATCCGCGACGCCGCTCTCTCCGCTGGGCCTGCGTCAGGCGGGGGCAATGGCCACCGCGCTCGCGGCTCAGCCCATCACGGCCATCTACGCGAGCCCGCTGCCACGCGCCCGGCAAACTGCTGACGCTCTCGGGGCAGCGCTCGGCGTGACCGTGACGCTCGACGATCGCTTGATGGAAATCAACGTCGGCATTCTGCAAGAGTTGATGCACAACGAGATCGCCGATCGCTATCCCGTCGAGACGGCCGCCTGGCGCGCCTCGGATCCCGATTATCGCATTCCGCAGGGGGAAAGCCGTCGTGATTTAATGGTCCGCGCCCGTGCGTCCTTCGACGAGATTCGCGCCACCGGTCACGAGCAAGTGGCCGTCGTCTCGCACGGCGGGCTTCTGGCGGCGGCGTTCAAATCGTTGCTCGATGTGCCCGCCGGCCGGAACCCCTTCACACTCTTCAACGCCTCGATCAGCCGATTGGTTTGGAACCACGAGCCGAAGCTGCTGACGATCAACGAAGTGGATCACTTGCGGGCAGCCGGTTGCGAGTATATCGCCAACCGCGGCGATTTCTTTTAG
- a CDS encoding FAD-binding oxidoreductase, whose product MKGASDANSRKLRYRLALTAVAIVSVMAFVVGRPAYLWSWAWLRDRPVAEQLDDGEADDASRLNRTPVSKVWSIPSDPSGAESQLRELLTRARRDHLGVAIAGARHSMGGHTICPDGIVLDMLPFDRMQLDAERRTIRVGAGARWAAVVPYLDTHGLSVGVMQSNNNFTVGGSVSVNCHGWQHDQPPIASTVESFRLMRANGAVVNCSRTENAELFSLVLGGYGLFGVILEVELRVVANERYTPEVERFSAEQYPERFAKLMGEAKDIGMAYGRLCVVPGNDTLLREAVLVVFRRAPCTPQEVPVLSPLEFAGLRRQIHRAQIDSPAGKRLRWQVESSIGEFVRNQYVSRNQLLNEDADVYREQNSDRVDILQEYFVPAEGFSRFLADARRIITRHEGDLLNVTVRTIRCDPDSFLRYADQDMFSLVMLFNHARTATADEQVQGMTREMIDAVLASGGRFYLPYRLHATATQLRAAYPQVEAFFELKRKYDPEEIFQNQFYTTYATP is encoded by the coding sequence ATGAAGGGCGCCAGCGACGCGAATTCTCGCAAGCTCAGATATCGCTTGGCGCTGACAGCGGTAGCCATCGTCAGCGTCATGGCGTTCGTCGTCGGTCGCCCGGCTTATCTCTGGAGTTGGGCGTGGTTGCGCGACCGGCCTGTCGCCGAGCAACTAGACGACGGCGAGGCCGACGATGCCAGCAGGTTGAATCGCACGCCGGTCTCCAAGGTCTGGTCGATCCCTTCTGATCCGAGCGGCGCCGAATCACAGCTGCGCGAATTGCTTACGCGGGCGCGTCGCGATCATTTAGGTGTGGCGATCGCCGGAGCACGGCATTCGATGGGCGGCCATACGATCTGCCCCGACGGGATCGTGCTCGACATGCTCCCCTTTGATCGTATGCAACTCGATGCGGAGAGGCGAACCATTCGCGTGGGGGCCGGCGCGCGGTGGGCCGCGGTTGTTCCTTATCTTGACACACATGGCCTTTCTGTCGGAGTCATGCAATCGAACAACAATTTCACCGTCGGCGGTTCCGTGAGCGTGAATTGTCACGGCTGGCAGCACGATCAACCCCCCATCGCTTCGACGGTCGAAAGCTTTCGGCTGATGCGAGCCAATGGCGCTGTCGTCAATTGCAGCCGTACCGAGAACGCTGAGCTGTTTTCGCTAGTGCTCGGCGGATATGGCCTGTTCGGCGTGATTCTCGAAGTCGAACTCAGAGTTGTAGCGAATGAACGATATACGCCCGAGGTCGAGCGTTTTTCCGCGGAGCAATATCCGGAACGCTTCGCGAAACTGATGGGCGAGGCGAAGGATATCGGCATGGCATACGGTCGATTATGTGTAGTCCCAGGAAACGACACGTTGCTGCGCGAGGCCGTACTAGTGGTATTTCGTCGTGCGCCCTGCACACCGCAGGAAGTGCCGGTGCTTTCGCCGTTGGAGTTTGCCGGGTTGCGCCGGCAAATTCACCGTGCACAAATCGATAGCCCGGCCGGAAAACGCTTGCGCTGGCAGGTCGAAAGTTCGATCGGAGAATTTGTCAGAAATCAGTATGTGTCGCGCAATCAGTTGTTGAACGAAGATGCTGATGTCTACCGCGAACAAAATTCCGATCGCGTGGATATTTTGCAAGAGTATTTTGTCCCGGCCGAGGGATTCTCGCGATTTCTGGCCGACGCTCGCCGAATCATCACCAGGCACGAGGGAGATTTGCTCAACGTCACAGTCCGCACAATTCGCTGCGATCCGGACAGCTTTTTGCGATACGCCGACCAGGATATGTTTTCGCTCGTGATGCTTTTTAATCATGCGCGTACCGCAACAGCCGATGAGCAAGTTCAGGGAATGACGCGGGAAATGATCGACGCCGTACTGGCCAGTGGCGGCCGCTTCTATTTGCCGTACCGCCTGCATGCCACCGCGACGCAGCTACGCGCAGCCTATCCGCAGGTCGAAGCATTCTTCGAACTCAAGCGGAAATACGACCCCGAAGAGATATTTCAGAATCAGTTCTATACGACCTATGCGACGCCCTGA
- a CDS encoding sigma-70 family RNA polymerase sigma factor, producing MYDALLDDLEDDRTPNTEDAVELADKTVDTDDDVTDDVACELDTDDEGEPKAEDLLLAVGEDHESWSDDPVRMYLTQMGEIPLLTRQQEIALAKEIEITRARFRRKLLECDYVIQYAVKVLKRVYLGELPFDRTVQVSVTDRLEKEQILGRFPHNLKTVETLLSRNKRDYRLATKKSLRMSERRDAWRRLGRRRLRAVRLVEELGLRTQRIESSIKTLEEFSRRADELKAQIEASRKSRATPAERQQIVDDFRSILRATQETPTSLRRRVTYLKAVYTQYQRAKRGLSEGNLRLVVSIAKKYRNRGLSFLDLIQEGNAGLMRAVDKFEYRRGFKFCTYATWWIRQAITRAVADQSRTIRIPVHMVETMSKVRNVSRQLLQELGREPTIEETAKAAGTAVDEARRVMAMSRYPISLDRPVGNSEDSHFGDLLPDSGVESPAIGAAQEMLRGRINKVLKTLSYREREIIKLRYGLGDGYSYTLEEVGHIFKVTRERIRQIEAKAVRKLQQPSRSQELSGFLD from the coding sequence TTGTACGACGCACTGTTGGACGACCTGGAGGATGACCGCACGCCCAACACGGAAGACGCCGTTGAGCTTGCCGATAAGACCGTGGACACCGACGACGACGTGACCGATGACGTCGCGTGCGAGTTGGATACGGATGATGAAGGCGAACCAAAGGCCGAAGATCTTTTGCTGGCGGTAGGCGAAGATCACGAGTCGTGGTCGGATGACCCGGTTCGGATGTATCTGACGCAGATGGGCGAGATCCCGCTGCTGACGCGCCAACAGGAAATCGCGTTGGCGAAGGAAATCGAGATCACACGCGCTCGGTTTCGCCGCAAGCTGCTCGAGTGCGATTACGTCATTCAGTACGCCGTAAAGGTGTTGAAGCGCGTTTACCTGGGCGAGCTGCCGTTCGATCGCACCGTGCAGGTGTCGGTCACCGACCGTTTGGAAAAAGAACAGATTCTCGGGCGTTTTCCGCACAACTTGAAGACGGTCGAGACTCTGCTCAGCCGCAACAAGCGCGATTATCGCCTGGCCACGAAGAAGTCGCTTCGCATGAGCGAGCGACGCGATGCGTGGCGCCGGCTTGGCCGTCGTCGTTTGCGGGCTGTACGCCTGGTCGAAGAGTTGGGTTTGCGCACGCAGCGCATCGAGTCCAGCATCAAGACCTTGGAAGAGTTCAGCCGTCGCGCCGATGAGCTCAAGGCGCAGATCGAGGCCAGTCGTAAGTCTCGCGCCACCCCGGCCGAGCGGCAGCAAATCGTCGACGACTTCCGCTCGATCTTGCGGGCCACGCAAGAAACGCCGACCAGCCTGCGTCGCCGCGTTACTTACTTGAAGGCGGTCTACACGCAGTACCAGCGGGCCAAGCGCGGCTTGTCCGAAGGCAACCTGCGATTGGTCGTCTCAATCGCCAAGAAGTACCGTAATCGCGGGCTCAGCTTCCTGGACCTGATTCAGGAAGGGAACGCCGGCCTGATGCGTGCTGTCGATAAGTTCGAGTATCGCCGCGGTTTCAAGTTCTGCACGTACGCCACGTGGTGGATTCGCCAGGCGATCACGCGTGCCGTAGCTGATCAGAGCCGTACGATTCGCATCCCGGTCCACATGGTCGAGACCATGTCCAAGGTGCGGAATGTCTCGCGGCAATTGCTGCAAGAGCTCGGCCGTGAGCCGACGATCGAGGAAACCGCCAAGGCGGCCGGTACCGCTGTGGATGAGGCACGTCGCGTCATGGCGATGAGCCGTTATCCGATCAGCCTCGATCGTCCGGTGGGCAACAGCGAAGACAGCCACTTTGGCGATCTGCTGCCGGACTCGGGCGTCGAAAGCCCCGCGATTGGTGCTGCCCAGGAGATGTTGCGCGGCCGCATCAACAAGGTTTTGAAGACCCTCAGCTATCGCGAACGTGAGATCATCAAGCTTCGCTACGGCCTGGGGGACGGCTACAGCTACACTCTGGAAGAGGTCGGTCACATCTTCAAAGTGACCCGTGAACGCATTCGCCAGATCGAGGCCAAGGCGGTCCGCAAGCTGCAGCAACCCAGCCGCAGCCAGGAACTGTCGGGTTTTCTTGATTAG
- a CDS encoding STAS domain-containing protein yields the protein MIGVAGGRVQGVERGPGGWLFIRIGPAPPESRCEMPLGEQVWSLLAKHFMNRVVLEWQDVAQLSMAEAEELSQLKRRVEDHDGILRLCGLSDACLTTIEQCGLAPKLAHYGSREEAVMANRPNQPR from the coding sequence ATGATCGGCGTAGCAGGTGGCCGAGTGCAGGGTGTCGAGCGCGGGCCGGGGGGTTGGCTGTTCATACGCATTGGGCCAGCGCCACCCGAGTCAAGGTGCGAAATGCCGCTCGGCGAACAAGTCTGGTCGCTGCTGGCGAAGCACTTCATGAATCGCGTTGTCCTCGAATGGCAGGACGTCGCACAACTCTCCATGGCCGAGGCCGAAGAGTTGTCGCAGTTGAAACGGCGCGTCGAAGACCATGACGGCATCTTGCGCCTGTGCGGCCTCTCGGACGCCTGCCTGACGACCATCGAGCAGTGCGGACTGGCGCCGAAACTCGCACATTACGGCAGCCGTGAAGAGGCGGTGATGGCGAATCGCCCGAACCAGCCGCGGTAA
- a CDS encoding redoxin domain-containing protein, whose amino-acid sequence MRFSFRAVPVRFVEFCLVRFHGGRRAAAVVLIGGLVLAGLATVAWAEETSAGIIDTAEAAKSADAGKPADTATPAAPTVEETKKTVTEAAKSVGAFFGAAAKGQSKELLPGHSSHGEVFDEGPRQGAYLMAGTGKVHLPITSSVAGVQALFDQGVGQLHGFWYFEAERTFRQIVALDPQCAMAYWGLAMANVNNEKRAKKLIEKAVEQKAQASPREQLWIDGLAAFYKAGDKDDKARRRELVRSLEQIVQDHPNELEAKAFLALQIWLNSSKGLPISSHQAVDALLDQVFAAEPYHPAHHYRIHLWDKEKPVRAIESAARCGESAPTIAHMWHMPGHIYSALHRYGDAAWQQEASARVDHAHMIRDRILPDQIHNYAHNNEWLIRDMMHVGRVREAVSLAKNMIELPRHPEYNVLSKTSSSQFGRARLIDVLTQYELWDELLALAETSYLEPTEIQTEQVKRLRAIATAHLAKGDTASAQVPISALGELLAKVNAEQQTAGEDAEKKARDDKKTDEQVAKAKKDAADGRDKDVKVIEKALAELNGRANLAAGRFEEAKTELAKADDLSKEFQSQAAIAAGDTARAEQLAKEAVEKGPGEALPLANYVEILRRAGKNAEAKAEFEKLRALSARFDLDVPPFKRLEPVAHELGLGDDWRVPATVAADFGARPPLDTLGPLHWHPVAAESWSLPDAQGKAVSLGDFAGKPVVVVFYLGFGCLHCVEQLKALEPMVAEFAAAGISLVAISSETAEQLNTALIKRAANEGPPAFPILVDPALQTFRQYRAFDDFEQTPLHATYFIDGAGLVRWQDVGPEPFMDMKFLLGEAKRLLVLPSP is encoded by the coding sequence ATGCGATTCTCATTCCGGGCCGTACCGGTCCGTTTCGTCGAATTCTGCCTGGTTCGGTTTCATGGCGGACGACGAGCTGCGGCCGTGGTCCTGATCGGGGGACTCGTTCTGGCTGGTCTGGCGACAGTAGCCTGGGCCGAAGAAACCTCGGCCGGAATCATCGACACTGCCGAGGCAGCGAAATCCGCCGACGCCGGCAAACCGGCCGACACGGCGACGCCCGCTGCTCCGACTGTCGAAGAAACCAAGAAAACGGTGACCGAGGCCGCGAAGTCCGTGGGGGCTTTCTTCGGCGCGGCGGCGAAGGGGCAGAGCAAGGAACTGCTCCCTGGCCATTCCAGCCACGGCGAAGTCTTCGACGAAGGGCCGCGCCAGGGGGCCTACCTGATGGCCGGCACCGGCAAGGTCCATTTGCCGATCACCAGTTCGGTCGCTGGGGTGCAGGCGCTCTTCGACCAAGGGGTCGGGCAGTTGCACGGCTTCTGGTATTTCGAAGCGGAGCGGACGTTCCGCCAGATCGTGGCTCTCGATCCGCAGTGCGCCATGGCGTATTGGGGCCTGGCGATGGCGAACGTGAATAACGAGAAGCGCGCCAAGAAACTCATCGAGAAAGCGGTCGAGCAGAAAGCGCAGGCCAGTCCGCGCGAGCAATTGTGGATCGACGGATTGGCGGCGTTTTACAAGGCGGGAGACAAAGACGACAAGGCGCGGCGCCGCGAGCTAGTGCGCTCGCTGGAGCAGATCGTGCAGGATCATCCCAACGAGCTCGAAGCCAAGGCCTTCCTGGCGCTGCAAATCTGGCTCAACAGCAGCAAGGGGCTGCCAATCAGCAGCCATCAGGCGGTCGACGCTTTACTGGACCAGGTATTCGCGGCCGAGCCGTATCATCCGGCGCATCATTACCGGATTCACCTGTGGGATAAAGAGAAGCCGGTGCGGGCGATCGAATCTGCGGCGCGATGCGGCGAATCGGCCCCCACGATCGCGCACATGTGGCACATGCCAGGTCACATTTATTCTGCGCTGCATCGTTATGGTGACGCCGCGTGGCAGCAAGAGGCGTCCGCCCGCGTCGATCATGCGCACATGATCCGCGACCGCATCCTGCCGGATCAGATTCATAACTACGCTCACAATAACGAGTGGCTGATTCGCGACATGATGCACGTCGGCCGAGTGCGCGAAGCCGTATCACTGGCGAAGAACATGATCGAGCTCCCGCGCCACCCGGAATACAACGTGCTGTCAAAAACCAGCAGCTCGCAATTCGGCCGGGCGCGGTTGATTGATGTGCTCACGCAATACGAATTATGGGACGAGCTTTTGGCTTTGGCCGAGACCTCGTACCTGGAGCCGACCGAGATTCAGACTGAGCAGGTGAAACGCCTGCGGGCAATTGCCACGGCACATTTGGCCAAGGGGGACACGGCATCAGCGCAAGTCCCTATCTCCGCGCTCGGGGAACTGCTGGCCAAGGTTAATGCTGAACAGCAAACGGCTGGCGAAGACGCCGAGAAGAAAGCGCGCGACGACAAGAAGACCGACGAGCAAGTCGCGAAGGCCAAGAAAGATGCCGCCGACGGTCGTGACAAAGATGTGAAGGTTATCGAAAAGGCACTGGCTGAGTTGAACGGCCGTGCGAACTTAGCGGCAGGAAGATTCGAAGAGGCAAAGACCGAGCTGGCAAAGGCCGACGATCTGAGCAAGGAATTTCAATCACAGGCCGCCATCGCTGCCGGGGATACGGCCCGGGCCGAGCAGTTGGCGAAGGAAGCTGTCGAAAAAGGTCCTGGCGAGGCGTTGCCGCTGGCGAACTACGTTGAAATTCTGCGGCGCGCCGGCAAGAACGCCGAAGCGAAGGCCGAGTTCGAGAAGCTGCGCGCTTTGAGCGCCCGATTCGATCTCGATGTTCCGCCGTTTAAACGGCTGGAACCTGTGGCGCACGAGCTAGGACTGGGGGATGATTGGCGCGTGCCGGCCACGGTGGCCGCGGATTTCGGCGCGCGACCACCGCTCGATACGTTGGGCCCATTGCATTGGCATCCGGTCGCGGCTGAAAGCTGGTCGCTGCCCGATGCCCAGGGCAAGGCTGTTTCGCTGGGCGACTTTGCCGGCAAGCCGGTGGTGGTGGTGTTCTATCTGGGCTTCGGTTGTTTGCATTGCGTCGAGCAACTCAAGGCGCTCGAGCCGATGGTGGCGGAGTTTGCCGCGGCGGGCATCTCGCTCGTAGCGATCAGCAGCGAGACGGCCGAGCAGTTGAACACGGCGCTCATCAAGCGCGCCGCGAATGAAGGGCCGCCGGCGTTTCCCATCCTCGTCGATCCGGCGCTACAGACATTCCGTCAGTACCGGGCCTTCGACGATTTCGAGCAGACGCCGCTGCATGCCACATACTTCATCGACGGCGCCGGGCTGGTGCGCTGGCAGGATGTGGGACCGGAACCATTCATGGACATGAAGTTCCTGCTCGGCGAAGCGAAACGATTGCTGGTGCTGCCAAGTCCATGA